Genomic DNA from Planifilum fimeticola:
GTCGGTGGTGTTGGATGTTTTGAAGGAAGTTCCCGTGCCGGTGGAGGACGATGCGGAACCATCGGCGATCGAAAAGTGAAGGTCGTGGGGGTGTTGATTCTCCTCCTGGGGGGCGTATGGGGCTACACCCGCCTCTGGGGGCGGATCGTCGGGGGGAAGATCCGGTATTCCGTCACGATTTCCGAAGGGCGCCCGCGGGAAGGGGAGGAGATCGAGCTGCGGACGATCCTGGAAAATACCGCCTGGCTTCCTGTTCCGTGGCTTCAGCTGTCACAGCCCCTGCCGGAGGGCACGGTTCTTTTGGAGGAAGGCGGCGGGTCCCATCTTCTTCGCTACGCTACCTATCTCCTTCCCCGTCAGCGGGTGCAGCGGATCCATCGCCTGCGGTGCGTCAGAAGGGGCCTGCAGATCCTGCCGACGGCGGAAATCCGCTACAGTGACGGGCTGGGGTGGGAAGAGCGGATGGAGAGGCTGGAATCCGGGTGTCGCATTTTGGTCCGACCCAAACCGATGGAAAGAGACGCGATTCCTTTCCGGTTCCGGGAATGGATCGGGGAAGTGGCCGTCCGCCGCTGGTACCAGGAGGATCCGTCCCGTCTCTGGGGAGTACGTCAGTTCCGGCCGGGCGATCCCTACAGGCACATCCATTGGGCGGCATCGGCCCGGACCGGGAAATGGTTGGTCAAGCAGTTCGAGACAAGCTCCCGGACGGTGCTGTACGGGGTGTTGAACCATCAGCTGTTTGAGCCGCATTGGCTGGGTTCCTCTCCGCGGCGGGTGGACGCACAGTGCCGGCTGGCCGCCGCGCTGTTTCGCCGGTCGGAAGAGCTGGGGTTGGAATACGGCCTTTATTCCAACGGTTCTTGGCGGGGCCGCCGCAGCTTTTCCATTCCGCCCGGAAGGTCCCCGGAACACCTGGAGGCGGTGGAGACCGCCTTGGGGCGCCTGCTTCCCCAGGCCCAGGAGCCTTTGGCCGATCTGTTGCGCCGGATCCGCGAGGAGGTCTCAAACCCGTCTTTTTTTGTCGTCATGACGGGATATTGGGATGAAAATCTCACCTCCGCCGCGGAGGAGCTCCGGAGGCGGGGACACGATTTGATCCTCGTCTGCTTCAGGGAGCCCGATGAGAAGGTGGAAGGGCTTGATTCCGCCGCCTCCCTCCCTCTCGTCACCGTCACCTGTTGGTCAGAG
This window encodes:
- a CDS encoding DUF58 domain-containing protein translates to MKVVGVLILLLGGVWGYTRLWGRIVGGKIRYSVTISEGRPREGEEIELRTILENTAWLPVPWLQLSQPLPEGTVLLEEGGGSHLLRYATYLLPRQRVQRIHRLRCVRRGLQILPTAEIRYSDGLGWEERMERLESGCRILVRPKPMERDAIPFRFREWIGEVAVRRWYQEDPSRLWGVRQFRPGDPYRHIHWAASARTGKWLVKQFETSSRTVLYGVLNHQLFEPHWLGSSPRRVDAQCRLAAALFRRSEELGLEYGLYSNGSWRGRRSFSIPPGRSPEHLEAVETALGRLLPQAQEPLADLLRRIREEVSNPSFFVVMTGYWDENLTSAAEELRRRGHDLILVCFREPDEKVEGLDSAASLPLVTVTCWSERRGRHEADGCREGRDPA